The DNA region GGGGTGCTCTACCGGCAGGTCGACGTGGCCGACGAGCAGAGCGTCGCGGACTTCTTCGGGTACGCGGCGAGCGTTTCGCCGGCGCCGTACGGCCTGGTCTACAGCGCGGGCGACGCGTCGGCGGTGGGGTACGGCTGGGAGGTCGGGCCGGACGAGCTGGCCCGGGTCTTCGACGCGACCTTCTTCGGGTTCGTCCGCTGCCTGCGGTACGCCGTGCCGGCGATGCGCGCGGCCGGGCGGGGCAGCGTGCTGGCCCTCGGCTCGCACAGCGCGCGCTTCCCGGTGGAGATGCTCGGCGCCTACGCGTCGGCCAAGGCCGCGCTGGAGCACTACGTGCGCACGCTCGCCAAGGAGCTGACCGGGACGGGCGTGCGGGCCAACGCGCTGGGCATCGTCGCGGAGACGGCGCTGTCCCGGGACTTCCTCGACCGCAAGGCGTCGGCGCTCGGGCGGCCGGAGCCCTACCCGGCGCTGCCGCAGGTGCGCGACAACCTTCCGCTCGCCCGGTTCCTGCTCTCCGAGGAGTCGCGGCACGTCTCCGGCCAGGTGGTGGACGCCTTCCCGCCGGCCTGGTGACGGCGCCGGGCGGATCGGGCGGGCCGGTCGGGCCGGGCCCCGCTCGGCGCCGTCACGCCCTGGCGCGCGGGTCAGCCGGTCTCGGGCGCGGCGGTGAGGATCGAGGCGGTCAGCGTCAGCACGCCGGTGCGCACGGCGTCGATGCCCATGCCGGTGCCGACCAGCAGGTCGACGAAGTCGGCGCGGAGCACGCCCAGGATCGCGTGGGCCAGGAAGTCGGCGTCGGCGTCCGGACGGGCCTCGGCGATG from Kitasatospora cathayae includes:
- a CDS encoding SDR family NAD(P)-dependent oxidoreductase, whose translation is MEESAVVIIGASSGFGAALAEDLAAAGRTVVAGARSARESGGGVLYRQVDVADEQSVADFFGYAASVSPAPYGLVYSAGDASAVGYGWEVGPDELARVFDATFFGFVRCLRYAVPAMRAAGRGSVLALGSHSARFPVEMLGAYASAKAALEHYVRTLAKELTGTGVRANALGIVAETALSRDFLDRKASALGRPEPYPALPQVRDNLPLARFLLSEESRHVSGQVVDAFPPAW